In Streptomyces sp. NBC_00448, the following are encoded in one genomic region:
- the mscL gene encoding large conductance mechanosensitive channel protein MscL: protein MKGFRAFLLRGNVVDLAVGIVVGAAFTALVNGFVGAFLTPIVGLVSGATGDFSHRNFHASGVTFPYGVFINAAISFVIVAAVIYFLVVLPMNRMQEKFFPKAASTPTRECPECLSAIPAAAKRCSACTAVLTPTVPAQGGEKDGAGVSDAAGVDITK from the coding sequence ATGAAGGGCTTTCGGGCATTTCTGCTGCGCGGCAACGTCGTCGACCTCGCGGTCGGCATCGTCGTCGGTGCGGCCTTCACCGCGCTGGTGAACGGTTTCGTCGGGGCGTTCCTGACACCGATCGTCGGCCTGGTGAGCGGTGCCACCGGAGATTTCAGCCACCGGAACTTCCACGCCTCGGGTGTCACCTTCCCGTACGGCGTGTTCATCAACGCGGCGATCAGCTTCGTCATCGTGGCGGCGGTGATCTACTTCCTGGTTGTGCTGCCGATGAACCGCATGCAGGAGAAGTTCTTCCCGAAGGCCGCGAGCACCCCGACCCGCGAGTGCCCGGAGTGCCTGAGCGCGATCCCCGCCGCGGCCAAGCGGTGCAGCGCCTGCACCGCGGTGCTCACGCCGACGGTGCCGGCCCAGGGTGGTGAGAAGGACGGCGCCGGCGTGAGCGACGCCGCCGGGGTCGACATCACGAAGTAG
- a CDS encoding MarR family winged helix-turn-helix transcriptional regulator → MDPRTTATAEESAAGQASRPADSEAAAPDSGPVAAAGQARDEAAAQALASGADEVTGRLADQLLTLSRRLHRSQRRLMEPLGITPAQSRLLRTLAHCEAPPRMADLAQRLDVVPRAVTTLVDALEELELVRRVPDPHNRRVIRIELREDGARALSALRGARRAAAAELLAPLDGEQRAALSALLDVLGEGEPSGHGRGHGHGHGR, encoded by the coding sequence ATGGACCCCCGCACCACCGCGACCGCCGAGGAGAGCGCGGCCGGACAGGCTTCGCGTCCGGCGGACAGCGAGGCAGCAGCTCCGGATTCCGGCCCGGTCGCCGCGGCCGGCCAGGCACGCGACGAAGCCGCCGCCCAGGCGCTCGCGTCCGGCGCCGACGAGGTCACCGGCCGGCTCGCCGACCAGTTGCTGACGCTGAGCCGGCGGCTGCACCGCTCGCAGCGCCGGCTGATGGAGCCGCTGGGCATCACACCCGCCCAGTCCCGGCTGCTGCGCACCCTCGCGCACTGCGAGGCGCCGCCGCGGATGGCCGACCTCGCACAGCGCCTCGACGTGGTGCCGCGCGCTGTCACCACGCTCGTGGACGCGCTGGAGGAGCTGGAACTGGTCCGCAGGGTCCCCGATCCGCACAACCGGCGGGTGATCAGGATCGAGCTGCGGGAGGACGGCGCGCGGGCGCTGTCCGCGCTGCGCGGGGCACGCCGGGCCGCCGCGGCCGAACTGCTGGCGCCGCTGGACGGCGAGCAGCGCGCCGCGCTGTCGGCGCTGCTGGACGTGCTCGGCGAGGGCGAGCCGTCAGGACACGGACGCGGGCACGGACACGGGCACGGTCGCTAG
- a CDS encoding ABC transporter ATP-binding protein, giving the protein MRLFRPYRARLVFVGLLVALSSLVSVASPFLLRAILDTAIPQGRTGLLAVLALGMIATAVANGVFGVMQTLISTTVGQRVMHDLRTSVYERLQRMSLAFFTRTRTGEVQSRIANDIGGMQATVTSTATSLVSNLTSVVAAVVAMVALDWELTIVSLLLLPVFVWIARKVGRERKKIATKRQKQMATLSAIVTESLSVSGILLGRTMGRADSLTRDFSAESESLVDLEVRSNMQGRWRMAVIGIVMSAMPALLYWAAGLTGGGGRGSAISIGTLVAFVTLQQGLFRPTVQLLATGVEVQTSLALFQRIFEYLDLPVDITERPDPVRIDRVRGDIRFEDVDFAYEAEGGEHAAPTLRGIDLTLPAGGSLAVVGATGSGKSTLSYLVPRLYDVTGGRVTLDGTDVRDLSFDTLAAAVGVVSQETYLFHASVADNLRFAKPEATDAEIEAAARAAQIHDHIAGLPDGYDTLVGERGYRFSGGEKQRLAIARTILRDPPVLILDEATSALDTRTEAAVQDAIDALSAGRTTITIAHRLSTIRDADQIAVLDAGRIVERGTHDELLALDGRYAALSRRGEQHADESAGAPAALEPAVIAP; this is encoded by the coding sequence ATGCGCCTGTTCCGCCCCTACCGCGCCCGGCTGGTCTTCGTCGGCCTGCTGGTCGCCCTGTCCTCGCTGGTGTCGGTCGCCTCGCCGTTCCTGCTGCGCGCGATCCTCGACACCGCCATCCCGCAGGGCCGCACCGGCCTGCTCGCCGTGCTGGCCCTGGGCATGATCGCCACCGCCGTCGCCAACGGCGTGTTCGGCGTGATGCAGACCCTGATCTCCACCACCGTCGGCCAGCGCGTCATGCACGACCTGCGCACGTCCGTCTACGAGCGGCTCCAGCGGATGTCGCTCGCCTTCTTCACCCGCACCCGCACCGGCGAGGTGCAGTCCAGGATCGCCAACGACATCGGCGGCATGCAGGCCACCGTCACGTCCACCGCCACCTCCCTGGTCTCGAACCTCACCTCGGTGGTCGCCGCGGTGGTGGCCATGGTCGCCCTGGACTGGGAGTTGACCATCGTCTCGCTCCTCCTGCTGCCGGTGTTCGTCTGGATCGCCCGCAAGGTCGGCCGCGAGCGCAAGAAGATCGCCACCAAGCGGCAGAAGCAGATGGCCACGCTGTCCGCGATCGTCACCGAGTCGCTGTCGGTCAGCGGCATCCTGCTCGGCCGCACCATGGGCCGGGCCGACTCCCTGACCCGCGACTTCTCGGCCGAGTCCGAGAGCCTGGTCGACCTCGAAGTCCGCTCGAACATGCAGGGCCGCTGGCGGATGGCCGTGATCGGCATCGTGATGTCCGCGATGCCCGCGCTGCTGTACTGGGCGGCCGGCCTCACCGGCGGCGGCGGTCGCGGCTCGGCGATCTCCATCGGCACCCTGGTCGCGTTCGTCACCCTCCAGCAGGGCCTGTTCCGGCCGACCGTCCAGTTGCTCGCCACCGGCGTGGAGGTGCAGACCTCGCTCGCGCTCTTCCAGCGCATCTTCGAGTACCTCGACCTGCCGGTGGACATCACCGAGCGCCCCGACCCGGTGCGCATCGACCGGGTCCGCGGCGACATCCGCTTCGAGGACGTCGACTTCGCCTACGAGGCGGAGGGCGGCGAGCACGCCGCGCCCACCCTGCGCGGCATCGACCTCACCCTGCCCGCGGGCGGCAGCCTGGCCGTGGTCGGCGCGACCGGCTCCGGCAAGAGCACCCTCAGCTACCTCGTGCCGCGCCTGTACGACGTGACCGGCGGCCGGGTCACCCTCGACGGCACCGACGTGCGCGACCTCAGCTTCGACACGCTCGCGGCAGCCGTCGGCGTCGTCTCCCAGGAGACCTACCTCTTCCACGCCTCCGTCGCCGACAACCTGCGCTTCGCCAAGCCCGAGGCCACCGACGCCGAGATCGAGGCCGCCGCCAGAGCCGCGCAGATCCACGACCACATCGCGGGCCTGCCCGACGGCTACGACACCCTCGTCGGCGAGCGCGGCTACCGCTTCTCCGGCGGCGAGAAGCAGCGCCTGGCCATCGCCCGCACGATCCTGCGGGACCCGCCGGTGCTGATCCTGGACGAGGCCACCAGCGCGCTCGACACCCGCACCGAGGCCGCCGTCCAGGACGCGATCGACGCCCTCTCGGCGGGCCGCACCACCATCACGATCGCCCACCGGCTGTCCACGATCCGCGACGCGGACCAGATCGCCGTCCTCGACGCCGGACGCATCGTCGAACGCGGCACCCACGACGAACTCCTCGCCCTCGACGGACGGTACGCGGCCCTCAGCCGGCGCGGCGAGCAGCACGCCGACGAGTCCGCCGGAGCCCCGGCCGCGCTCGAACCGGCGGTCATCGCGCCCTGA
- a CDS encoding DoxX family protein, with product MLIRPAPLLAGLLATAGALHFLRPEPFDAIVPTALPGSPRDWTRASGVAEVALAAAVALPATRRTGGLLAAGLFAAVFPANVKMAYDWRHRPAPLRAAAYARLPLQVPLVIWAVKVSRSAASGSHGTRH from the coding sequence GTGCTCATACGCCCCGCACCGCTGCTCGCCGGACTGCTCGCGACCGCCGGCGCCCTGCACTTCCTGCGGCCCGAGCCCTTCGACGCCATCGTGCCCACCGCCCTGCCGGGCAGCCCCCGCGACTGGACCCGGGCCAGCGGCGTCGCCGAGGTCGCGCTCGCGGCCGCCGTCGCGCTGCCGGCCACCCGCAGGACCGGCGGCCTGCTCGCCGCCGGCCTCTTCGCCGCGGTCTTCCCGGCCAACGTCAAGATGGCCTACGACTGGCGGCACCGCCCCGCCCCGCTCAGGGCCGCCGCCTACGCCCGGCTGCCGCTCCAAGTGCCGCTGGTCATATGGGCCGTGAAGGTCAGCCGCTCGGCGGCGTCCGGCTCACACGGAACCCGGCACTGA
- a CDS encoding LutC/YkgG family protein, producing the protein MTEDNSSRTEILRRIRAALTDVPDAPDERPILRDYAVVHAERTPEQSTDLLAEHLSDYRAHVHRCTAADLPRTIAELLTAHGSRSAVVPPALPNGWLRDAADIEITVGGDDLGTHELDRIDSVVTGCALAIAETGTIVLDASPDQGRRRITLVPDHHVCVVRVPEQVVDSVPQALPRLDPVRPLTWISGPSATSDIELDRVEGVHGPRTLDVVLVSGAEPPVSGSAPDSVPDSVPGSV; encoded by the coding sequence GTGACCGAGGACAACAGCAGCCGTACCGAGATCCTGCGCCGTATCCGCGCCGCGCTGACCGACGTGCCCGACGCTCCCGACGAGCGGCCGATCCTCCGGGACTACGCCGTCGTCCACGCCGAGCGCACCCCGGAGCAGAGCACCGACCTGCTCGCCGAGCACCTGTCGGACTACCGCGCCCACGTTCACCGCTGCACCGCCGCCGACCTGCCCCGTACGATCGCGGAGCTGCTCACCGCACACGGCAGCCGCAGCGCCGTGGTGCCACCCGCGCTGCCCAACGGATGGCTGCGGGACGCCGCGGACATCGAGATCACCGTCGGCGGTGACGACCTCGGCACGCACGAACTCGACCGCATCGACAGCGTCGTCACCGGCTGCGCGCTCGCCATCGCCGAGACAGGCACCATCGTCCTGGACGCGAGCCCCGACCAGGGCCGGCGCCGGATCACGCTGGTGCCGGACCACCACGTGTGCGTCGTACGGGTACCGGAGCAGGTGGTGGACTCGGTGCCGCAGGCACTGCCCAGGCTCGACCCGGTCCGCCCGCTGACCTGGATCTCCGGCCCCTCGGCCACCAGCGACATCGAACTCGACCGCGTGGAAGGCGTACACGGCCCGCGCACCCTGGACGTCGTCCTGGTGTCGGGGGCCGAACCGCCGGTGTCCGGGTCCGCGCCGGACTCGGTGCCGGACTCAGTGCCGGGTTCCGTGTGA
- a CDS encoding lactate utilization protein B, whose protein sequence is MSGTYLGLPSFPDAAHTSTHDTQLRANLTHATHTIRTKRATAINELPDWPQLRTAGAAIKDHTLHHLDHYLLQLETAVTNAGGTVHWATDADEANRITTHIIHTTGETEVVKVKSMATQETGLNEALHTAGIHAYETDLAELIVQLAHDKPSHILVPAIHKNRTEIRDIFHNEMAHWGRPAPDHLTDNPTDLAEAARLHLREKFLRTKIGISGANFMIAETGTLVVVESEGNGRMCLTLPDTLISIVGIEKIIPTFQDLEVFLQTLPRSSTAERMNPYTTMWTGTTTHDGPKNFHLILLDNGRTDTLADTTGRQALRCIRCSACLNVCPVYERAGGHAYGSPYPGPIGAILTPQLRGTTTPLDASLPYASTLCGACYDVCPVAINIPEILVHLRERVVQGGPVTVRGTRTTIKPAKGHAAERAAMRAGRWTLDHPTAWSATQRMAGATRRLHPRRLPLPGPAKAWSDARDLPEVPAQGFRAWWQQREKDTQRGKGEQK, encoded by the coding sequence ATGAGCGGCACCTACCTAGGACTCCCCTCCTTCCCCGACGCCGCCCACACCTCCACCCACGACACCCAACTCCGCGCCAACCTCACCCACGCCACCCACACCATCCGCACCAAACGCGCCACCGCCATCAACGAACTCCCCGACTGGCCCCAACTCCGCACCGCCGGCGCCGCCATCAAAGACCACACCCTCCACCACCTCGACCACTACCTCCTCCAACTCGAAACCGCCGTCACCAACGCCGGCGGCACCGTCCACTGGGCCACCGACGCCGACGAAGCCAACCGCATCACCACCCACATCATCCACACCACCGGCGAAACCGAAGTCGTCAAAGTCAAATCCATGGCCACCCAGGAAACCGGCCTCAACGAAGCCCTCCACACCGCCGGCATCCACGCCTACGAAACCGACCTCGCCGAACTCATCGTCCAACTCGCCCACGACAAGCCCTCCCACATCCTCGTCCCCGCCATCCACAAAAACCGCACCGAAATCCGCGACATCTTCCACAACGAAATGGCCCACTGGGGCCGCCCCGCCCCCGACCACCTCACCGACAACCCCACCGACCTCGCCGAAGCCGCCCGCCTCCACCTCCGCGAAAAATTCCTCCGCACCAAAATCGGCATCTCCGGCGCCAACTTCATGATCGCCGAAACCGGCACCCTCGTCGTCGTCGAATCCGAAGGCAACGGCCGCATGTGCCTCACCCTCCCCGACACCCTCATCTCCATCGTCGGCATCGAAAAAATCATCCCCACCTTCCAAGACCTCGAAGTCTTCCTCCAAACACTCCCCCGCTCCTCCACCGCCGAACGCATGAACCCCTACACCACCATGTGGACCGGCACCACCACCCACGACGGCCCCAAAAACTTCCACCTCATCCTCCTCGACAACGGCCGCACCGACACCCTCGCCGACACCACCGGCCGCCAAGCCCTCCGCTGCATCCGCTGCTCCGCCTGCCTCAACGTCTGCCCCGTCTACGAACGCGCCGGCGGCCACGCCTACGGCTCCCCCTACCCCGGCCCCATCGGCGCCATCCTCACCCCCCAACTCCGCGGCACCACCACCCCCCTCGACGCCTCCCTCCCCTACGCCTCCACCCTCTGCGGCGCCTGCTACGACGTCTGCCCCGTCGCCATCAACATCCCCGAAATCCTCGTCCACCTCCGCGAACGCGTCGTCCAAGGCGGCCCGGTCACCGTGCGCGGCACCCGCACCACCATCAAACCCGCCAAGGGCCACGCCGCCGAGCGAGCCGCGATGCGCGCCGGCCGATGGACGCTGGACCACCCCACGGCATGGAGCGCGACCCAGCGGATGGCCGGCGCCACCCGGCGCCTGCACCCCAGGCGCCTCCCCCTGCCCGGCCCCGCGAAGGCATGGAGCGACGCCCGCGACCTGCCCGAAGTGCCCGCGCAGGGGTTCCGCGCGTGGTGGCAGCAGCGGGAGAAGGACACGCAACGCGGAAAGGGCGAGCAGAAGTGA
- a CDS encoding (Fe-S)-binding protein, with translation MRVALFVTCVNDLLYPDTGRAVVTLLERLGVEVDFPAAQTCCGQPQFNTGYRHETEPLVRRYADAFDGYDYVVTPSGSCAAMVRDNYPRIAERAAAEGRDDGLAAAAAAAVPKTYELTEFLVDVLEVTDVGAYFPHTVTYHPSCHGLRMLGLGERPRKLLQAVKGLELRELDGAEECCGFGGTFAVKNPDVSLAMGHDKVRHALDTGATILCGADNSCLVHLDGILRRNHAPLHTLHLAEILASTEQHPYQPTTTGATR, from the coding sequence CTGCGGGTCGCCCTCTTCGTGACCTGTGTCAACGACCTCCTTTACCCGGACACCGGCCGGGCCGTGGTGACCCTGCTGGAGCGGTTGGGCGTGGAGGTGGACTTCCCCGCGGCCCAGACCTGTTGCGGGCAGCCCCAGTTCAACACCGGCTACCGCCACGAGACCGAACCCCTGGTCCGCCGGTACGCCGACGCCTTCGACGGCTACGACTACGTGGTCACCCCCTCGGGCTCGTGCGCGGCGATGGTCCGCGACAACTACCCGCGGATCGCGGAGCGGGCCGCCGCCGAGGGCCGGGACGACGGGCTGGCCGCCGCGGCGGCCGCGGCCGTGCCGAAGACCTACGAACTGACCGAGTTCCTGGTGGACGTGCTCGAAGTGACCGACGTGGGCGCCTACTTCCCCCACACCGTCACCTACCACCCCTCCTGCCACGGCCTGCGCATGCTCGGCCTCGGCGAACGCCCCCGCAAACTCCTCCAAGCCGTCAAAGGCCTGGAACTCCGCGAGTTGGACGGCGCCGAGGAATGCTGCGGCTTCGGCGGCACCTTCGCCGTCAAAAACCCCGACGTCTCCCTCGCCATGGGCCACGACAAAGTCCGCCACGCCCTCGACACCGGCGCCACCATCCTCTGCGGCGCCGACAACTCCTGCCTCGTCCACCTCGACGGCATCCTCCGCCGCAACCACGCCCCCCTCCACACCCTCCACCTCGCCGAAATCCTCGCCTCCACCGAACAACACCCCTACCAACCCACCACCACAGGAGCCACCCGATGA
- a CDS encoding NAD(P)-binding domain-containing protein produces MKDTGAGRRPEAGESAVVDADVAVVGAGQAGLSAAYFLGRAGLRAGTDFVVLDHSPGPGGAWQFRWPSLTYGKAHRVHALPGMELEGGDPEQPSSQVVGEYFRRYEEAFDLRVLRPVDVSAVREGAGGRLRVETDRGTWSVRALLNATGTWDRPFLPYYPGQESFLGRQLHTAGYRGAAEFAGLHVVVVGGGTSAVQLLMELHEAGGAARTTWVTRRPPVFRDMAFDEEWGRSVVARVEDRVRRGLPPQSVVSVTGLAATEAVRDARARGILRREPMFDRITPHGVAWADGRTLDADVILWATGFRAALDHLAPLRLREPGGGVRLEGTRVVKDPRVHLLGYGPSASTIGANRAGRSAVREIRALLAGTGAAPDAESSDGTPSGAESSDARSPGATSPAPARMPVAAR; encoded by the coding sequence ATGAAGGACACGGGTGCGGGGCGACGGCCGGAAGCAGGTGAGTCCGCGGTGGTGGACGCGGACGTCGCCGTGGTGGGTGCGGGGCAGGCGGGGCTGTCGGCGGCGTATTTCCTGGGCCGGGCGGGGCTGCGGGCCGGCACGGACTTCGTGGTGCTCGACCACTCCCCCGGACCCGGGGGCGCCTGGCAGTTCAGGTGGCCCTCGCTGACGTACGGGAAGGCGCACCGGGTGCACGCGCTGCCGGGGATGGAGCTGGAGGGCGGCGACCCGGAGCAGCCGTCGTCGCAGGTCGTCGGGGAGTACTTCCGCCGGTACGAGGAGGCGTTCGACCTGCGGGTGCTGCGCCCGGTGGACGTGTCGGCGGTACGCGAGGGGGCCGGCGGGCGGCTGCGGGTGGAGACGGACCGGGGCACGTGGTCGGTGCGGGCGCTGCTGAACGCGACGGGCACGTGGGACCGGCCGTTCCTGCCGTACTACCCGGGCCAGGAGAGCTTCCTGGGGCGGCAACTGCACACCGCGGGCTACCGGGGGGCGGCGGAGTTCGCGGGGCTGCACGTCGTGGTGGTGGGCGGTGGTACGTCGGCGGTGCAGTTGCTGATGGAGCTGCACGAGGCGGGCGGCGCGGCGCGCACCACGTGGGTGACCCGGCGGCCGCCGGTCTTCCGCGACATGGCGTTCGACGAGGAGTGGGGCCGTTCGGTGGTGGCCCGGGTGGAGGACAGGGTACGGCGGGGGCTGCCGCCGCAGAGCGTGGTGAGCGTGACCGGTCTCGCGGCGACCGAGGCGGTCCGGGACGCGCGGGCCCGCGGCATCCTGCGGCGCGAGCCGATGTTCGACCGGATCACTCCGCACGGCGTCGCCTGGGCTGACGGCCGCACGCTGGACGCCGACGTCATCCTGTGGGCGACCGGTTTCCGGGCGGCCCTGGACCACCTCGCCCCGCTGCGGCTGCGCGAACCGGGCGGCGGGGTCCGGCTGGAGGGCACCCGCGTGGTGAAGGACCCGCGGGTGCACCTGCTCGGCTACGGGCCCTCGGCGAGCACGATCGGCGCGAACCGGGCCGGGCGCAGCGCGGTCCGCGAGATCCGCGCGCTGCTCGCGGGCACCGGCGCCGCGCCCGACGCCGAGTCCTCCGACGGCACGCCATCCGGAGCCGAGTCCTCCGACGCCAGGTCGCCCGGAGCTACCTCGCCCGCCCCCGCGCGGATGCCCGTAGCCGCCCGCTGA
- a CDS encoding glycoside hydrolase family 3 N-terminal domain-containing protein: protein MKTLHRLAVLVDSCLLPSVNGGGSPLPEWILRGLERGTPGAAVHAYEPAAARAAADAVRAALPDALTAHCGPVGAAAGGGAAAAASMAAGANLHLGVRPGARPGETRTFVTDLQSHGVAAALGPFTGAGNLLPFAEGTAAGVRAISAAVPAALHSHAITGVLRGELGYTGVVLSDTLDAPTIVDGWGVPGAAVLAWIAGVDLIRLGPASGPGVRDAIHAATARAVSDGDLPLSRLEEAAERVARLRRWASNPLPQPCGA, encoded by the coding sequence GTGAAGACGCTGCACCGGCTCGCCGTGCTGGTCGACTCCTGCCTGCTGCCGTCCGTGAACGGCGGCGGCTCCCCTCTGCCGGAGTGGATTCTGCGCGGGCTGGAACGGGGCACGCCGGGCGCCGCCGTCCACGCGTACGAGCCCGCCGCCGCCCGGGCCGCCGCCGACGCGGTACGGGCCGCCCTGCCGGACGCACTGACCGCCCACTGCGGGCCGGTCGGCGCCGCCGCGGGAGGTGGCGCCGCCGCCGCGGCGTCGATGGCCGCCGGGGCGAATCTCCACCTCGGGGTGCGGCCGGGCGCGCGGCCCGGCGAGACCCGAACGTTCGTGACGGACCTTCAGTCCCACGGCGTGGCGGCGGCGTTGGGGCCCTTCACCGGCGCCGGGAACCTGCTTCCCTTCGCGGAGGGCACGGCCGCGGGGGTACGCGCGATCTCGGCCGCCGTGCCCGCGGCGCTCCACAGCCACGCGATCACCGGGGTGCTGCGCGGCGAACTCGGCTACACCGGCGTCGTACTGAGCGACACCCTCGACGCGCCGACCATCGTCGACGGGTGGGGGGTGCCGGGCGCCGCCGTCCTCGCCTGGATCGCCGGGGTCGACCTCATCCGGCTCGGCCCGGCCAGCGGGCCCGGGGTGCGCGACGCGATCCACGCGGCCACAGCCCGCGCGGTCTCCGACGGCGACCTCCCGCTTTCCCGCCTGGAAGAAGCGGCGGAACGCGTCGCCCGCTTGCGGCGGTGGGCCTCCAACCCGCTCCCCCAGCCCTGCGGGGCCTGA
- a CDS encoding secondary thiamine-phosphate synthase enzyme YjbQ: MAERFGTRVLDIRTGDREIVHDLTDACTGFLRGTAQGRDGLLNVFVPHATAGIAVIETGAGSDEDLLALLGDLLPADDRWRHRHGPRGHGRDHVLPALVPPHATLPVIGGRLALGTWQSVVLVDTNVSNTDRQVRLSFLG; the protein is encoded by the coding sequence ATGGCCGAACGTTTTGGAACCCGTGTCCTCGACATCCGCACCGGCGACCGTGAGATCGTCCACGACCTGACCGATGCCTGCACCGGCTTCCTGCGGGGGACGGCGCAGGGGCGGGACGGGCTGCTCAACGTCTTCGTACCGCACGCCACCGCGGGCATCGCGGTCATCGAGACCGGCGCGGGCAGCGACGAGGACCTGCTCGCCCTGCTCGGCGATCTGCTGCCGGCCGACGACCGGTGGCGGCACCGGCACGGCCCGCGCGGCCACGGCCGCGACCACGTGCTGCCCGCGCTGGTGCCGCCGCACGCGACGCTTCCGGTGATCGGCGGCCGGCTGGCGCTGGGCACCTGGCAGTCCGTCGTGCTGGTGGACACCAACGTCTCCAACACCGACCGCCAGGTCCGCCTGAGCTTCCTGGGCTGA
- the mftD gene encoding pre-mycofactocin synthase MftD (MftD, an enzyme found in the mycofactocin biosynthesis locus, performs an oxidative deamination of 3-amino-5-[(p-hydroxyphenyl)methyl]-4,4-dimethyl-2-pyrrolidinone (AHDP). The resulting compound, now called pre-mycofactocin (PMFT), is a biologically active redox cofactor that can oxidize the non-exchangeable NADH of TIGR03971 family SDR-type oxidoreductases.) encodes MGSNWFETVAHAQRRAEKRLPKSVYGALLAGSEAGVSYRDNTAAFQELGMAPHVAGQPPEQDLATTVMGQPIELPVVISPTGVQAVHPDGEVAVARAAAARGTAMGLSSFASKPVEEVVAANPKTFFQMYWMGSKDAMVRMMDRARTAGAVGLIVTLDWSFSHGRDWGSPWIPERLDLRAMAKLAPQALTRPSWLLDYARSGKLPDLTTPNLTGPDGVTPTFFGAYGAWMQTPPPSWDDIRWLRDEWRGPFMLKGVSRLDDARRAVDCGVTAISVSNHGGNNLDGTPAPIRMLPAVAEAVGGEVEVLMDGGIRRGSDVVKALALGARAVMIGRAYLWGLAAAGQGGVENVLDVMAGGIRSALLGLGRAGVGELVPDDVIVPAGFTRTLGDTDRAGRK; translated from the coding sequence GTGGGCAGCAATTGGTTCGAGACCGTCGCACACGCCCAGCGACGAGCCGAGAAGCGCCTTCCGAAATCCGTCTACGGCGCGCTGCTCGCCGGGTCCGAGGCGGGGGTGTCCTACCGGGACAACACCGCGGCGTTCCAGGAGTTGGGAATGGCCCCGCACGTGGCCGGCCAGCCCCCGGAACAGGACCTGGCGACCACGGTCATGGGGCAGCCGATCGAGCTGCCGGTGGTCATCTCCCCGACCGGGGTCCAGGCCGTCCACCCCGACGGCGAGGTGGCCGTCGCCCGCGCCGCCGCGGCGCGGGGCACCGCGATGGGGCTCAGCTCCTTCGCGAGCAAGCCGGTCGAGGAGGTGGTGGCGGCCAACCCGAAGACTTTCTTCCAGATGTACTGGATGGGGTCGAAGGACGCGATGGTCCGCATGATGGACCGGGCCCGTACCGCCGGGGCGGTGGGCCTGATCGTCACCCTCGACTGGTCCTTCTCGCACGGCCGCGACTGGGGCAGCCCCTGGATACCGGAGCGGCTGGACCTGCGGGCCATGGCGAAGCTCGCCCCGCAGGCGCTGACCCGGCCCTCCTGGCTGCTGGACTACGCCCGCTCCGGCAAGCTCCCCGACCTCACGACTCCCAACCTCACCGGCCCGGACGGCGTCACGCCGACGTTCTTCGGCGCCTACGGCGCGTGGATGCAGACCCCGCCGCCCAGTTGGGACGACATCCGCTGGCTGCGGGACGAATGGCGCGGCCCCTTCATGCTCAAGGGAGTCTCGCGGCTGGACGACGCCCGCCGGGCCGTGGACTGCGGTGTCACCGCGATCTCCGTCTCCAACCACGGCGGCAACAACCTCGACGGCACCCCCGCCCCCATCCGCATGCTGCCCGCGGTGGCCGAGGCGGTGGGAGGCGAGGTGGAGGTGCTGATGGACGGGGGCATCCGGCGCGGCAGCGACGTCGTCAAGGCCCTCGCCCTCGGCGCGCGCGCCGTGATGATCGGCCGCGCCTACCTGTGGGGGCTCGCCGCCGCGGGACAGGGCGGCGTGGAGAACGTCCTGGACGTCATGGCCGGCGGCATCCGCTCCGCGCTGCTCGGCCTCGGCCGGGCCGGCGTCGGCGAGTTGGTGCCCGACGACGTGATCGTGCCGGCCGGCTTCACCCGCACGCTCGGCGACACCGACCGCGCGGGGCGGAAGTGA